NNNGACGGCCCAGCGTTTCATCCTGAAGAAAAGTCTTCAGCCGTCGAGTGTCTGTTGGAGTTTTGCGCGGGCGTTAGAGCGATATTCGGGGATCAGTATCTTCGGCGTCAGAGCCCCGAAGACTGCCAGCGGCTGATTAATATGCACGGGTCGgtgcatgggttccccgggatgttaggcagcatcgattgtatgcattgggagtggaggaACTGCCCCGCCGCCTGGAAGGAGATACACACTTCCGGCTTCAAAGCCAagcatcccacgatgatcctcgaagcCGTAGCTGACCTACCGGCTGGGatatggcatgcttattttgaagtggccgggtcgaacaacgacattaACGCCTCCGGGCCGTCACCCCTGTTCAACGATCGCGCAATGGCGTTGGTCCCGCCATCGGTTTTGCCGCCAACGGCAACCAGGCACAACATGGGATACTATTTGGTGGATCGGATATACCCAAACCGGCCCGTCTTTATGAAGACGATCAAGCATGCGATCGGGCCAAAGAAGTCCTACTTTGCGACCCGGCAGGAGGCAGCGCGCAGGGATGTTGAGCGCTCATTTGGTGCGCTCCAGTCGATGGGCGATGGTGAGAGGTCCAGCACGGCAGTGGTATATTCCCAACATCGGCGATATCACGTACGCGtgtatcattttgcacaacatgattgtcgaaagtGAAGGGGACGAAGCTGACTGAGTGGACCAGCGAAGATGACACGGGTGCCGGCccaagccacggcgtggccaccacgaatgtgaacatgggggtacctcatggagaggttgagcggttgcgcgcatttgccgacatgcggcaaagaaatgcccatattcgacttcaggaggatatcatcgaagaTGTTTGGACGCGGAGGGGTGGACACTAAtgtggttgttttttttttctatctactatgtaattttttttttcgaatgatgtatgtttttttttaatgaaatattcgtatttcccgttcgtattcgtgtcgaattttaatttcgtgaattttaattgtgaatttatttaattgtgggaaggACTAATGGAAGGGCTAGTGGGAAaggctagtgatgtggcagagGAATGGAAAGAgctagtgctgacgtggcatgcAGTTTTTGTGGGAAGGACTAGTGGAGGTcctagtgggag
The genomic region above belongs to Salvia hispanica cultivar TCC Black 2014 chromosome 3, UniMelb_Shisp_WGS_1.0, whole genome shotgun sequence and contains:
- the LOC125214828 gene encoding uncharacterized protein LOC125214828, with the translated sequence MHWEWRNCPAAWKEIHTSGFKAKHPTMILEAVADLPAGIWHAYFEVAGSNNDINASGPSPLFNDRAMALVPPSVLPPTATRHNMGYYLVDRIYPNRPVFMKTIKHAIGPKKSYFATRQEAARRDVERSFGALQSMGDGERSSTAVVYSQHRRYHVRVYHFAQHDCRK